The DNA region AATAAACCTTAATTTGATGTTATAAAATACCTCAATAAAAAGATATTACATCAAGTTGGTTTATAATTGAAAAGGAGCAGACATAACTATATTATGTCTGTTTTTTTTTTAATCATTTTAACTCCGTTAGTGTATTTGCATTCTGTAAGACTTTTTAAATTTTAATAAATACCAGATGAAATTTTACTGTAACTTAATTTTAATACTAGTACTAACAGTTTCGTGCAATAAAGTGCAGCTTTCAAAACCTATTTATGTAGCTGAAACTTGGGAAAACCCCGAATGGGAAAACCCTGAAATATTCCAAATAAACCGGGAGGCCCCGAGAGCGACATTTTATAACCATAGGACCGTAGAGGAAGCAATAACAAATAAGGGATGGAAGTCGTCTTCATTTTACAAATCACTAAATGGCACTTGGAAGTTTTACTATGCAGATAGTGTGCAAGCCAGACCCAAAGATTTTTACAAAGAAGATTTTAGTTTAAAAGGTTGGGATACTATTTCTGTACCTTCAAACTGGGAGTTAAAAGGATTTGGACTGCCTATTTATGTTAATGCGGGTTATGTTTTTCCTAAAAACCCTCCCTATATCGCTCATAATTTTAATAATGTAGGTAGTTATAAACGAACTTTTCAAATCCCAACAGATTGGAAAAACAAAGATGTGTTCTTACATTTTGCCGGGGTAAGTGGTGCTATGTATGTGTATATAAACGGCCAAATGGTAGGTTATAACCAAGGCAGTAAAACCCCTGCAGAATTTAAGGTGACAAAATATCTTAAACCAGGCGAAAATCAATTATCTGTGCAGGTGCTACGCTGGTCTGATGGTAGCTATATGGAAGATCAAGATTTTTGGAGATTAAGTGGTATTGAGCGAGATGTTTATTTACGAGTTGAAAACCCTGTTTACATAAAAGATATAAAACTTAAAAACGACCTGTCTAGCAATTATAAACAAGGCTTATTTGGTGCGAAGATAGATTTAAGCTCATATTCAAAACAGCCGGAAAAGGGGATTGTAGAAATTAAGCTCATGGATAGCAATGAAGAGATCGAAGCTTTTTCAAAGAATTTTGAAATTTCTTCTAAACAATCTATTGAAGTTTTTCATGAGGGAACAATTTCAAATGTAGTACCATGGACGGCAGAAACACCAAAACTCTATACTGTGCTAGTAACGCTTAAAGATGTTGATGGCAACATTATGCAGGCTACTTCCATAAAAACAGGTTTCAGAAATATAAAAATTGAAAACAACCAATTTTTAGTAAATGGGAAGCCAGTATTGTTAAAAGGAGTGAATCTTCATGACCACGATGAAAAAACAGGACACGTTGTAAGTGAAGAATTGACCATGAAGGATTTGGAGCTAATGAAAAAAAACAACGTAAATGCCATACGTTGTAGCCATTACCCTAAAAATCCGTTTTTCTATTCTATGTGTGATCAGTACGGATTCTATGTTATAAATGAAGCGAACATTGAAACTCATGGTATGGGAACTACCAACCAAGGATTGGATAATAACGAGGAAGCAAAAAAGGTGCATCCCGCTTATCAACCAAAATGGAAAACAGCTCACTTAGATAGAACGATAAGAATGTTTGAACGCGATAAAAATCATCCGTCTATCATCACATGGTCTTTAGGAAATGAAGCTGGAAATGGCAATAATTTCGTAGCTACCTATAATTGGTTAAAAGAAAATGACTCTACAAGGCCTGTACAATACGAAGGTGCTACCGGTTATGAAAATACAGATATTCAAGCACCTATGTATTGGCGAATACCAAAGATGATTCAGTATGCCGAGAACAACCCCAACCGCCCTTTAATACAATGTGAGTACGCTCATGCTATGGGGAACAGTTTAGGCAACTTTAAAGACTATTGGGATGTTATTAGGAAATATGATATTATGCAAGGTGGTTTTATTTGGGATTGGGTTGACCAAGGGCTTGTTGCTACCTCCCCAGAAGGGGAGAAATATTGGGGGTATGGAGGCGATTTTGGAGCAGAAAACATCCATAATGATGCTAATTTTTGTTTAAATGGTATTGTTAATCCAGATCGTACACCGCACCCAGGTTTGGAAGAACTTAAAAAAGTTTATCAAGATATTCATTTTAAAGACGCCAACTTAAAAACAGGTCAAGTAACCGTTTACAATGAGTATTTTTTTACCAATCTAAATCAATTTGATTTTTCGTGGCAACTTTTTAAAAACGGATCTAAAATTGATGAGGGGATCATAAAATCAATTGATTTAGAACCCAGAACTTCAAAAGTGATAACACTTAATTTACCAGAAATAGATTTTCAATCGGGCGAATTTGCACTTCAACTGTTCGCTAGAACAAAAGAAAAAAGGCCGTTAATACCAAAAGGCTACCCATTGGCTAAAGCAGAGTTTTTAACGGGAACTTATACGCCAATATTCAAAGAAAATACAACAGATAATATTACTATTAAGAAAGTTAATGATAGCTTATTTTTTAAGTCTAATAACTTTGAAGCTGGTTTTAACCTGCAGACTGGAAAACTGGTAACATTGAATTATGGTAACGGAAATATAATCAAACAAGGCATTCAACCAAATTTCTGGAGAGCTACAACCGATAACGATTTCGGTTTTAATATGCCAAAACATTTTGCAAAATGGAAAAGGGCCACAGATCAACAGGTGTTGACGTCATACGCACTAAAAGCTGGTAATACGATTGTAGACCTAGCCTCTCTGTCTGAACATGAGTCCCTTGTTGATGCATGGGCAAAATTAGAGTTGGTTTATCAATTACCAGACAATATGGCGCAAATTCAATTAGATTATAAAATAGAGGCGTCTGGCCAAATTACGGTTACAAATACACTAAAGGAGGTGAGTGGTGAATTGCCTAACCTACCTCGTTTCGGAAATAATTTTATATTAAAAGCGGATTACAACCATGTGAACTGGTACGGTAGAGGACCGCAAGAAAATTATCAAGACCGAAATACTTCAGCTTTTGTAGGCATCTATAACACTAAAGTGGAAGATTTATATGTTCCTTACATACGGCCTCAAGAAAATGGATATAAAACAGATGTTCGGTGGGTCTCTTTTACAAATGAAAAAGGAAAAGGTATAAAAGTTACAGGATCAAAACTATTTAGTTTTAGTGCACATCATCAATATAATTCAGATTTTGATGCTGGTTTAACCAAGCAACAACGCCATACAACAGATATTAAAAAACGCGATTTTGTGAATATAAATATAGACAATAAACAAATGGGCGTTGGTGGCGATACCAGTTGGTGGGCCAGGCCCTTAGAGCAATATCAGATAAAGCCTAAATCGATGGTTTATTCCTATACTATCTTTCCTTTAAATTAAAGTTTGCATTGAATTAACGAACAAAAAATGAATATTCTTTTTAAAACCATATGTTTTGCACTCTTAACTTTGAGTTCGTTGGGTTGTAAAACAAAATTAAACGAACAAACAGTGGCAGCTACAAAGCCACCCAACGTTATAGTTGTTCTATTGGATGATGCCGGCTATGTAGATTTTGGGTTTATGGGTAGTAAAGATTTGCACACACCAAACATTGATGCCCTAGCAAGTAATGGCGTTATTTTTACCGATGCTCATGTAAGTGCCACGGTTTGTGCACCTTCCAGGGCCGGTTTGCTAACAGGGAAATACCAACAGAGGTTCGGGTTTGAAGCCAACGGTACTGGAGGTATTGGTTTAAGTGACGGTGTTGTAACCATGGCAGATGTGTTTCGAGCCAATGGCTACAATACCTATGCCCTAGGGAAATGGCATCTGGGAGAAGAAATGTCCGATCATCCAAATAACAGAGGTTTCGACGAGTTTTATGGGTTTATTTCGGGTAGTCGTTCTTATTTTCCTTTGGCGAATCCAAGCAAAGAAAAAATGCTTCAACATAATGGAGAGCGTGTGGTTTTTAATGGTTATATGACGGATGTTTTGGGAGACCAGTCTTTAAAATTTATGGAGGATTCAAAAAGGAAACCATTTTTTATGTATTTGGCATACAATGCCGTGCATACACCTATGGAAGCTAAAAAAGAAGATTTAGAACGCTTTGAAAATCACCCGCGTAGAGAATTAGCAGCCATGACATGGTCGTTAGATCAAAACGTAGGTAAATTATTGAATAAATTAGAAGAACTGGGTGAACGTGAAAATACCTTAATTTATTTTTTAAGCGATAATGGAGGAGCCCATAATAACCAATCGCAATCTGGTCCGCTTAAAGGTTGGAAAGGCAATAAGTTTGAAGGTGGGCATAGAGTGCCTTTTGTAGTGAGTTGGCCAGCTGGGTTTAAGGGTGGTAAACGCTTTGATGGGTTGTCGTCTTCATTAGATATTTTTTCAACCTCTTTGGCGGCAGCTCACATTAGTAAACCCGAACACCTTCAATTAGATGGTGTTAATTTAATACCATATTTAAGAAATG from Tamlana crocina includes:
- a CDS encoding glycoside hydrolase family 2 TIM barrel-domain containing protein, with the translated sequence MKFYCNLILILVLTVSCNKVQLSKPIYVAETWENPEWENPEIFQINREAPRATFYNHRTVEEAITNKGWKSSSFYKSLNGTWKFYYADSVQARPKDFYKEDFSLKGWDTISVPSNWELKGFGLPIYVNAGYVFPKNPPYIAHNFNNVGSYKRTFQIPTDWKNKDVFLHFAGVSGAMYVYINGQMVGYNQGSKTPAEFKVTKYLKPGENQLSVQVLRWSDGSYMEDQDFWRLSGIERDVYLRVENPVYIKDIKLKNDLSSNYKQGLFGAKIDLSSYSKQPEKGIVEIKLMDSNEEIEAFSKNFEISSKQSIEVFHEGTISNVVPWTAETPKLYTVLVTLKDVDGNIMQATSIKTGFRNIKIENNQFLVNGKPVLLKGVNLHDHDEKTGHVVSEELTMKDLELMKKNNVNAIRCSHYPKNPFFYSMCDQYGFYVINEANIETHGMGTTNQGLDNNEEAKKVHPAYQPKWKTAHLDRTIRMFERDKNHPSIITWSLGNEAGNGNNFVATYNWLKENDSTRPVQYEGATGYENTDIQAPMYWRIPKMIQYAENNPNRPLIQCEYAHAMGNSLGNFKDYWDVIRKYDIMQGGFIWDWVDQGLVATSPEGEKYWGYGGDFGAENIHNDANFCLNGIVNPDRTPHPGLEELKKVYQDIHFKDANLKTGQVTVYNEYFFTNLNQFDFSWQLFKNGSKIDEGIIKSIDLEPRTSKVITLNLPEIDFQSGEFALQLFARTKEKRPLIPKGYPLAKAEFLTGTYTPIFKENTTDNITIKKVNDSLFFKSNNFEAGFNLQTGKLVTLNYGNGNIIKQGIQPNFWRATTDNDFGFNMPKHFAKWKRATDQQVLTSYALKAGNTIVDLASLSEHESLVDAWAKLELVYQLPDNMAQIQLDYKIEASGQITVTNTLKEVSGELPNLPRFGNNFILKADYNHVNWYGRGPQENYQDRNTSAFVGIYNTKVEDLYVPYIRPQENGYKTDVRWVSFTNEKGKGIKVTGSKLFSFSAHHQYNSDFDAGLTKQQRHTTDIKKRDFVNINIDNKQMGVGGDTSWWARPLEQYQIKPKSMVYSYTIFPLN
- a CDS encoding sulfatase-like hydrolase/transferase, which codes for MAATKPPNVIVVLLDDAGYVDFGFMGSKDLHTPNIDALASNGVIFTDAHVSATVCAPSRAGLLTGKYQQRFGFEANGTGGIGLSDGVVTMADVFRANGYNTYALGKWHLGEEMSDHPNNRGFDEFYGFISGSRSYFPLANPSKEKMLQHNGERVVFNGYMTDVLGDQSLKFMEDSKRKPFFMYLAYNAVHTPMEAKKEDLERFENHPRRELAAMTWSLDQNVGKLLNKLEELGERENTLIYFLSDNGGAHNNQSQSGPLKGWKGNKFEGGHRVPFVVSWPAGFKGGKRFDGLSSSLDIFSTSLAAAHISKPEHLQLDGVNLIPYLRNEAEGSPHGELFWRKLDESAARIGDYKLISLKNFGSVMYNLKDDLGESQNIIKQKPDVFGSIIESYKAWELEIIPPLWDEGEQWMGVTSHIHKQLMQNKEVEYKDIWDPAFRKILEK